A region of Arabidopsis thaliana chromosome 5, partial sequence DNA encodes the following proteins:
- a CDS encoding F-box associated ubiquitination effector family protein (F-box associated ubiquitination effector family protein; CONTAINS InterPro DOMAIN/s: F-box associated domain, type 3 (InterPro:IPR013187); BEST Arabidopsis thaliana protein match is: NAC domain containing protein 63 (TAIR:AT3G55210.1); Has 141 Blast hits to 139 proteins in 2 species: Archae - 0; Bacteria - 0; Metazoa - 0; Fungi - 0; Plants - 141; Viruses - 0; Other Eukaryotes - 0 (source: NCBI BLink).), with product MGFSNPTIMSFEVRSEKFDTIALPSGSFANMLIPYQGRLACVTNTMKNDVNGGIILWTLDDAEKHIWSCKLFLAPFAHMVIIVCMYVLLSHNSNKDYNFCKIYLTPQAIKKKKEVEEEKKKQKKGEAVVSVAHVEALEEQQPCNVEYHQPLAPLDSCQPQRHDLEYQQQQFCPGPLDSYQPHPHDMESQQPHNPLL from the exons ATGGGGTTTAGCAATCCTACTATAATGAGTTTTGAGGTCAGATCTGAAAAGTTTGATACGATAGCATTACCTTCGGGTAGTTTTGCGAACATGCTGATACCTTATCAGGGTAGGTTAGCATGTGTTACTAATACCATGAAGAACGATGTCAATGGTGGTATTATATTGTGGACTTTGGATGATGCAGAGAAACACATATGGTCATGTAAACTCTTTCTTGCTCCTTTTGCACATATGGTCATTattgtatgtatgtatgtattattGTCTCACAACAGCAACAAG GATTACAATTTTTGCAAGATATATCTTACTCCACAAgcaataaagaagaagaaagaagtggaagaagagaagaagaagcagaagaaaggagaagcCGTTGTTTCAGTTGCACATGTGGAAGCATTGGAAGAGCAGCAACCTTGCAATGTCGAGTATCATCAACCGCTAGCACCGCTAGATTCTTGCCAACCGCAGCGTCATGATTTGGAATATCAACAGCAGCAGTTTTGTCCAGGCCCGCTGGATTCTTATCAACCGCATCCTCATGATATGGAGAGTCAGCAACCGCATAATCCGCTGCTTTAG